The following proteins come from a genomic window of Brachionichthys hirsutus isolate HB-005 chromosome 20, CSIRO-AGI_Bhir_v1, whole genome shotgun sequence:
- the LOC137909541 gene encoding forkhead box protein O3-like has translation MINPEGGKGGKAPRRRAVSMDNGNKYTKSARGRAAKKKAALQAAAAASGERGADSPSGLSKWPGSPTSRSSEELDAWTDFRSRTNSNASTLSGRLSPILANPELDEVPDDEPPPSPMLYSSPGRALSPANVTPNGKSAPAELPRLADLAGTMNLNDGLTDDLMGELLDNIDLAPTVTGPSAPNGSSGFTFGSKPNGIGSPPSVSSPSSNPSPGGGVNGYGTSIFGPHAAGSSLRPSPMQTIQENKQTSFSSVGPSRFGSQTLQDLLNADGHSHRDVMMTQSDPLMSQAGAAAVVSQNSRRGLMLRNDPVMTFGTTGGLQGSKGETLHGSHRARGSLNGSLNGALNLANEANALANAKQQLLLSPLGGNGSSSMQIDTSIFLNGTVGSGGGGLCQDRFPTDLDLDMFNSSLECDMDSIIRNELMDADGLDFNFDSLVNMNGVFTTSKQTSQSWVPG, from the coding sequence ATGATCAACCCGGAAGGAGGGAAGGGTGGAAAGGCACCCCGCCGCCGCGCCGTCTCCATGGACAACGGCAACAAGTACACCAAATCCGCCCGCGGACGAGCCGCCAAGAAGAAGGCGGCTCTCCAGGCTGCGGCGGCTGCGTCCGGCGAGCGCGGCGCCGACAGTCCGTCCGGTCTCTCCAAGTGGCCTGGAAGCCCGACGTCTCGCAGCAGCGAGGAGCTGGACGCCTGGACGGACTTCCGCTCGCGAACCAATTCCAACGCCAGCACGCTGAGCGGTCGCCTGTCGCCCATCCTCGCCAACCCGGAGCTGGACGAGGTTCCCGACGACGAGCCCCCCCCGTCGCCGATGCTCTACTCCAGCCCCGGCAGGGCGCTGTCCCCCGCCAACGTCACACCCAACGGGAAGTCTGCCCCGGCCGAGCTGCCCCGCCTGGCCGACCTGGCGGGCACAATGAACCTGAACGACGGGCTCACGGACGACCTGATGGGCGAGTTGCTGGATAACATCGACCTGGCGCCGACCGTTACGGGGCCGTCCGCTCCAAACGGCTCCTCGGGGTTCACTTTCGGGTCCAAACCCAACGGGATAGGATcgcctccctccgtctcctcgcCGTCCTCCAACCCTTCTCCCGGCGGTGGCGTTAACGGCTACGGTACCTCCATCTTTGGCCCCCATGCGGCGGGCTCCTCCCTGCGTCCGTCCCCCATGCAGACCATCCAAGAGAACAAGCAGACGTCGTTCTCCAGCGTCGGCCCGTCTCGCTTCGGCAGCCAGACGCTGCAGGACCTTCTGAATGCTGACGGCCACAGCCACAGAGACGTCATGATGACCCAGTCCGACCCGCTGATGTCACAGGCCGGCGCCGCCGCGGTCGTTTCCCAGAACTCTCGCCGTGGCCTCATGCTGCGGAACGACCCGGTAATGACCTTCGGGACCACCGGAGGACTTCAGGGCAGCAAAGGGGAGACGCTGCACGGTAGCCACCGCGCCCGGGGGTCCCTGAACGGGTCCCTGAACGGGGCCTTGAACCTCGCCAACGAGGCTAACGCTCTGGCTAACGccaagcagcagctcctgctctcGCCGTTGGGAGGAAACGGTTCCTCCTCGATGCAGATCGACACCTCCATCTTCCTAAACGGGACGGTTggcagcggcgggggggggctctgccaAGACCGCTTCCCCAcagacctggacctggacatGTTCAACAGCAGCCTGGAGTGCGACATGGACTCCATCATCAGGAACGAGCTGATGGACGCCGACGGCCTGGACTTTAACTTCGACTCGCTGGTCAATATGAACGGCGTCTTCACGACCTCCAAGCAGACGTCTCAGAGCTGGGTCCCGGGCTGA
- the armc2 gene encoding armadillo repeat-containing protein 2: MEGKRETCSPFIARRNVGRKTSAEIVSEVRRSLRVQSTQRPFTPRDGHRCLFGKSSVPADDEERPPSSSSLCAQPADAPDCRPGSGIRLSPLDHKPKLPVPSDVKVFPKPPTDPPGVKNRTAHLVRSGSLTTLPPLEEPGCGDDVTITQEDGESSAWEDSIAPLLRQMEGGAAGDSEGAADRLCALCGRLHGALADAGLLGLRCKKRSRILRTLFRLTGLHVARLDLHIARLCLALCVTGNDLLSICKLVFQISCRESNDALFRNGTLIDSLLGLLSTEDVSAHGATLLYCVGTLRCLSGNVSVLRLLLDKNFLGSAQKLLRRLCSVDAAAEAGPVLLQLTATLRNLANLRAARSLFVSFSVLSELCVVLRLHRHHPDICTNVSRIFSKLSSYSECLLALAQTPDCCRLLLDVLAKHHQKQDLVVRLLFTLGNLAAESDDARLRLFESEGCVETLLRLYDRYQRRDGPPPQKSPLSPCEPPPAGAPEDDDVLVKLIRVLANMCIHPAVGPDLATNAACVQLLMETLELRSVLDNEELMVNAAAAVANLSSYQGESAALGRGRLAIAKLMLKLLLSSSMEAKLEAMRVYGNLSVHEDARAFLMQNGVHRFVVTLLDSKNADVCFSACGVLTNLAMDPPNRRSLSLEGAAAKLVDCLEDLGAADWQLAGQVCQALWNMIGGANGGAEELLDGRGRESLLQILFTYSDEEEALKWVENEDLRDFHRACREVEFLPVAQKLMKTLQPPDRTA; encoded by the exons ATGGAGGGAAAGCGTGAAACCTGCAGCCCGTTCATCGCTCGGCGAAACGTCGGGAGGAAAACCAGTGCAGAGATTGTGAGTGAGGTCAGACGGTCGCTGCGAGTCCAGTCCACCCAGCGACCTTTCACCCCCAGAGACGGACACCGGTGTCTCTTTGGAAAGAGCTCCGTCCCCGCAGACGATGAAGAGAGGCCTCCATCATCCTCTAG TCTTTGTGCTCAACCTGCTGACGCTCCCGACTGCAGGCCGGGTTCAGGAATCCGCCTTTCTCCTCTGGACCAC AAGCCGAAGCTTCCGGTCCCGTCTGACGTTAAGGTCTTTCCCAAACCCCCCACCGACCCACCTGGGGTGAAGAATCGGACGGCGCATCTCGTCCGGTCTGGATCTCTGACCACTTTACCTCCTTTAGAGG AACCGGGATGTGGAGACGACGTCACAATCACACAGGAGGATGGAGAGTCATCGGCGTGGGAGGACTccatcgctcctctcctccgacaaatggaggggggggcagcag GTGACTCCGAGGGCGCCGCAGACCGTCTGTGCGCTTTGTGCGGCCGCCTCCATGGCGCCTTGGCGGACGCCGGCCTGCTCGGCCTGCGCTGCAAGAAGAGGTCGAGGATCCTTCGGACGCTGTTCCGCCTCACCGGCCTCCACGTGGCCCGGCTGGACCTGCACATCGCCCGGCTCTGCCTCGCC CTGTGCGTCACTGGAAACGACCTGCTCAGCATCTGTAAGCTCGTCTTCCAGATCAGCTGCAGGGAAAGCAACGACGCCTTATTCCGGAACGGGACGCTCATCG ATTCTCTGCTGGGCCTCTTGAGCACGGAGGACGTGTCGGCGCACGGAGCAACTCTGCTTTACTGCGTCGGGACGCTCAGGTGCCTGTCGGgaaacgtctccgtcctcagACTCCTGCTGGACAAGAACTTCCTGGGCTCAGCCCAGAAGCTCCTCCGAAGGCTGTGCTCGGTGGACGCCGCCGCCGAGGCGGGACCGGTTCTGCTGCAG CTGACCGCGACCCTGAGGAACCTCGCCAATCTGCGTGCTGCTCGTTCGCTCTTCGTCTCTTTCTCCGTGCTGTCAGAGCTCTGTGTGGTGCTACGTCTTCATCGCCACCACCCGGACATCTGCACCAACGTCTCCAGGATATTCAG TAAACTCTCCTCTTACTCGGAGTGCCTCCTCGCTCTGGCGCAGACCCCCGACTGCTGCCGGCTACTTTTAGATGTGCTGGCCAAGCACCACCAAAAACAG gacctCGTCGTTcgtctcctcttcaccctcGGGAACCTTGCGGCCGAAAGCGACGACGCTCGCCTGCGGCTCTTTGAGAGCGAAGGCTGCGTGGAGACGCTCCTCCGGCTGTACGACCGCTACCAGCGCAGAGACGGCCCGCCCCCTCAGAAGAGCCCCCTGTCCCCCTGCGAGCCGCCTCCAGCAGGGGCGCCAGAGGACGACGATGTGCTGGTGAAGCTGATCCGGGTGCTGGCGAACATGTGCATCCACCCTGCTGTAGGTCCAGACCTGGCAACCAACGCGGCCTGCGTTCAGCTGCTGATGGAGACGCTGG AGCTGAGGTCCGTGTTGGACAACGAGGAGCTGATGgtgaacgccgccgccgccgtcgccaACCTGTCCTCCTACCAGGGAGAGAGCGCCGCCCTCGGGCGCGGTCGGCTCGCCATCGCAAAGC tgatgctgaagctgctgctgagctccaGCATGGAGGCCAAGCTGGAG GCCATGAGGGTGTATGGAAATCTGTCCGTGCACGAGGACGCACGGGCCTTCCTCATGCAGAACGGAG tgcaCCGGTTCGTTGTAACGCTGCTCGACTCAAAAAACGCCGACGTGTGTTTTTCCGCATGTGGGGTCCTCACCAATCTGGCCATGGACCCCCCCAACAGGAGGAGCCTCTCGCTGGAGGGGGCCGCTGCCAA gcTTGTGGACTGCCTGGAGGACCTGGGAGCAGCTGATTGGCAGCTGGCGGGGCAGGTCTGTCAGGCGCTCTGGAACATGATTGGTGGCGCTAACGGCGGcgcagaggagctgctggacggACGGGGAagagagtctctgctccagatcctGTTTACATACTCAG atgaagaggaggctctGAAGTGGGTAGAAAATGAAGATTTGAGGGACTTCCACAGGGCCTGCAGGGAGGTGGAGTTCCTGCCTGTAGCTCAAAAACTGATGAAGACGCTTCAGCCTCCGGACCGGACGGCCTGA